In Aythya fuligula isolate bAytFul2 chromosome 32, bAytFul2.pri, whole genome shotgun sequence, the genomic window gggggatgtcCAAAGAAGGACTGGGGAGTCCCAGGGgggtgtttttgtgttttgggggGCACCACGGAGGATTTGGGGTTGTTACCATGAGGGGATTTAGGGGTCTAGTGGGGAACAGGGGGACCCAGACCGGGGAATTTGGGGtctgctccccctccccatgTGCCCCCCAAGAACGACGCGGGGATCCCCAACTGGGACTGGGCCTTTATTGGagtggggggcactgggggggcaggggggggcgTCAGTGGGGTCCCCCAGCGCCCACCTCGGCGTAGATaatggggggctggggggcggcgAGCACCcgcggggggctgggggccggggggcgcaGGTCCGCGTAGGTCAGGCACTCGCTGTCCTCCTGGGGCCATAGGACACGGGGGGGCACCTGGGGGGACAAGCAGGGTGACACAGGGGGGTCCCCAAAATCCTGAGGGGGGCATCCCCATGGGTGGTGCTTGGGGGTCCTGCTACTCAATTTGGGGGCGCCTGTGGGGTCTGGGGGCTCTCCAGGGGGGGTTCCTTTGGGTGAAGGAGGGGGCTCTGCGTGCTCTGGGGTCCCCATGGgtgggggtttgggggtgccCATGGGGTCTGGGGGGTGTTTGGGGCTTGGAGGGGGCTCAgtttggggtctgggggtgcCGGTGGTGCAGATCTGGGGGTCCCCACGGGTGGGATTTGGGGGTGCCCATGGAGTTGGGGTGGGTTGGGTAAGGTTTGGGGTGCCTCGGGGTCCCCTtgggcagggtttggggtttcCCGGGGGGAGTCTGAGGGGGGGTCTCATTGGGTAGGTTGGGATTTGGGGTCCCGTCGGGGGGGGGCGCCCTACCCAGGCACTCACCTGGAGCTCCgtggcccccagcccctgggggaAGGCACCTAAAAGGGGGGAGCAGGAGTTTATGGGGTGGGGACACATATGGGGAcacagcccccccaccccaaaccctcaGGGCCATTGGGGAGCCCCCAGGGGGTTGGGGACACccccaggggacagcagggacccCCACTCATCCCCTCAACCACAGCAGGGGGGGAGCCCATAGGGAGCCCCAGGGGGTGCTcggggactgggggggggggctatgGGGGACCCCAGGAACACAGGTGACacatttggggtggggggggtgtcCCCCAGCCATTTAACCCCTTCCCTGCCACGGCTCTCACCGCTCCGTGTCCGGTGTCTCCGGGtggtgaggaggaagaagaggccGAGGCTGAAGATgagggcggcagcagcagcgcagcccccccccacGGCCACAAGCAGGGTCCTCCGGGACCCCCCCTCGGTGCCTGTGGGGGCCCAGAGGCTGCGGTGTCCTCACCCCCAACCGTCCCCGGAGATGGGAAGTGGTGACACAGCCACCCATGGGTGacgctggggggggggggaacctcAGCACCTaaatggggaggggaaaagggggggggctCCCCCTTACCTTGGGGTGCTCCAGAAGCCGGTGTCACCTCCAGTGTCACCTTGTCCCCAAGGGGTGAGGACAGAAAGGGGTACCCATGGGGGCTGTAGGAGCACCTATAGGTGCCGGCGTCGGCTGGGGTCACCCCGAGGAGGGGGAAGGTGGCCATGGCCCCCTCGTGGGGGTCCTGGCGCTGGGTGGGGGGCGAGCACCCGTCCCTATGCAGGAGGAAGGTGGCCCCATGGGATGCCCAGCACTGGATGGTGACGTTGGTCCCCGTCTCCACGCGTCTGCTAGGGCTCAGCATCGTCCCCGGAGGGGGGTAGGTGTCATCTGCATGGGGAAGGGACAGAGATGGGACACCCGTGGGGACAGGGGGGCACCCCTGGGCgtcggggcagccccgggggcacCCCCTTGTCCCCCTCACCCGTCACCAACAGCTCCACGGGGTCACTCAGCGCTGACATCTTTCTCTCCTTGTCCTCGTACTGGCACCGGTACGTCCCCATGTGTCCCCACTCTATGGCCTCGAAGACGAACTCGGCCGTGTTCTGCTCCCCAGTGCTGTACTGGTGCTGAATCCAGGCTTCGTTCTGATAGAGCAGGACCTGGAGAGCCGGCCGGGGCAGGTGGCACCGCAGGGTGACATTGTCCCCCAGGGCCACCCTGTTGCAGGGGTGCAGCGAGAGGAGGGGTTGGCGcgctgggatggggacagcagcagtgagACCCCCGTCCcctgccccgtgtccccctACCCCATcgctgtccccgtcccccctgTTCCCAAACTCACGGTGCTGCGCCCTGCTGCGTGCCGCCAGCCACCAGCCTGCAAGGGACACGGGGGCTGTGGAACACAGGGCCACCAAACTGtccccccctcccagcaccgCGTCCCCGTGTCACTCACTGAGGATGAAAGCCACCACCATTGGTGCCATGAGGCGGGAGCAGCTTGGGGACGGCggcactgggaggcactgggaggcactgggaggcactgggagccCCTACAAGGCTGCACCCGGTTGTCCCACCACCACTGAGAGCAGAAGAGCGAGTGGCGCAGGGAGTGGCCACTCTCAGTTCCCCTTGGGGACAGGAAAATGTTGCACTTGTCCCCAAGAAGGGGGTGGCTTGATGGGGTGAAACCCCTTGGGTGCCACACGTGGTCTGTGATGGGGTGTCACACGCTGTCCCTAAGGACAGCTGCTGGGTGTCCCGTGCTGGGTGTCCCACGGTGTTGTCAAACCCAGGACACCACCGGGGTGCCCTACAGGGGACGTCACCTGCGGTCCCCAAGGCGTGGTGGCATCCAGGCTCTGTCCCCAGCGCCTTATGCCACCGCACGCAGTCCCCTGGGAGCTTCCCTCTGCTGTCCCCAAGGGCCAGGAGCGGGGTCCCCTCACCCCAGGGCCCACCCAGAACCAAAGACGGCGCCGCCCGCAAAAATGCTGCAAGGTCCCACCGAGATTTGAACTCGGATCGCTGGATTCAGAGTCCAGAGTGCTAACCATTACACCATGGGACCGGCCCGCGCGGGCAGCCCCGCCAGGCCCCTCACGGCTCCACCGCCCGCGGAGCCTCCGCCGCTAAAGGAGCCCGGCCCCGGGCTGCGGGGGCCGCGGGAGCCGGGTTGGGGCGAGGAGGGATGAGGGCAGGGACCCGGGGAGGCCACCGGCAAAATAATTCTGGTCGCCCGAACAGGGACTTGAACCCTGGACCCTCAGATTAAAAGTCTGATGCTCTGCCGACTGAGCTATCCGGGCTCTTATTCAACGGTTCCTATCGCCTCCTCATGAGTTTTAGAGAGTTCTGGATGTAATGCTGAATACTTTGGGTAGAGGTGTTTTGGTGATTCTCTGGAAATGTGAAGCgtggagcagaggcaggtggCGGTACGGGATGCTCGGAGTGAAAGCGGTGGGAACGCTCAGGCAGGGCACGAGTGCGCCTTGGAGTTCAggcagggaaaagggaaaaaaaaaaaaacatttctgtgttcGGTGGGAAGAGGACACGGCGCATAAGGatttgaaggggaaaaggaaaaaggttcCACGGTTGGCGAGCGGAGCGGGGAAAACTGACGGGAAACCGACCCCGACACCGCACCGGGCCGCGCTGCTGGGGGCGCTG contains:
- the LOC116500185 gene encoding leukocyte immunoglobulin-like receptor subfamily A member 2, translated to MAPMVVAFILSWWLAARSRAQHPRQPLLSLHPCNRVALGDNVTLRCHLPRPALQVLLYQNEAWIQHQYSTGEQNTAEFVFEAIEWGHMGTYRCQYEDKERKMSALSDPVELLVTDDTYPPPGTMLSPSRRVETGTNVTIQCWASHGATFLLHRDGCSPPTQRQDPHEGAMATFPLLGVTPADAGTYRCSYSPHGYPFLSSPLGDKVTLEVTPASGAPQGTEGGSRRTLLVAVGGGCAAAAALIFSLGLFFLLTTRRHRTRSGAFPQGLGATELQVPPRVLWPQEDSECLTYADLRPPAPSPPRVLAAPQPPIIYAEVGAGGPH